From the genome of Glycine max cultivar Williams 82 chromosome 2, Glycine_max_v4.0, whole genome shotgun sequence, one region includes:
- the LOC100795980 gene encoding tRNA(adenine(34)) deaminase, chloroplastic isoform X1, with the protein MSNAYVSSTIYAVRCKEPFSLSFNGYSNFCYERFDRTPSYCLSCCGCCDYCSVSTYRVPIKPCLINGLRQSALLQLSASRRLILGGGDHYLSRLPAYGVLRGCQELNSSVNERTDYSSSSRWRIKGRYIRAASQKGREFSHSFGSDGAEAVLSLLSEEADKDAICSKCKNASSSKRVEVDKRKNVSREKHLSSSEKVETEKKGILKRRESSSVDLRREYGKANQEREAFVKSESHRKRRDASSCSSYYSLSSGDFGSELEVQDEIGLEELSLEYEKDEANCLEEVKEEFNRQGDDSKKLQAVSNKGRIAFGVDIDWNLRNKSEKKLIEGTLQNTESIREQQDMHSREFRTHDSGHKKSSISQKRVNSEEDKSSFIDNLDKKANKAYIQTVNRRKHQSIDVQESGCDEVETTLLSQKKFSGREGKLEISETMLKETTDEYKKFVGSTSTTGKETLTSKKAFSGREGNLAISETLSQETNDKHKKIVGSTSTSGRDVIDRSSQKYSGNLKIEDTERTSNTRMKDMGVKKVSVLSSVQGVDKQKHQKGEKIITQMKDKEGRKKSEQFSEVSEAHKSNVEDTSSIKSRTRLKNMEEKSNISSDARVTLLQTDKRTTQSFQHRKGSELVSTLSEGYVSDEKQVSSSQKAYEKVRLIPKSKSTSLVRTRESSSQTDERIAKFELARDDQRSCNLSISDETNSREESSSQGSLSLISGAGKHSILASGEKRRSATMLIPSSSEMGGDSVQFELTAGIASPEIFLGTSESGSSALYDNSGRSSALHPDAIDLANRLEKSSRQFVDEFAERVMHEVTTSEAQEMEVTGTKLTLEVGGDQIYSSRQQGTQNDAQSKKHDSSRSSGFPGTKGPSDEMWDVMEPSVEQGQVAKETDISKETGKAVVTRTGRSLWGMIGDIVQLRWGSRAGSSTSAGRSAERNSPNKSDSDTWFSGQEHEETTKTNVLKKTSVPPQVMTSDKLKPGKHYTQSEGEVSDNTKLKDRGKHLEVGLSSPNTLESGSMSVGASHTSGEENVSGTEDKKDLKATTSGTQNMELPISVPARGPSIDGEIVSIGGSDMSGAESVVPIKESIAPVRSELSGSERKDGELKQRKFQRNRQVLRDRFDDWEEAYQCELEQRRIDEMFMKEALLEAKKAADTWEVPVGAVLVQHGKIIARGCNLVEELRDSTAHAEMICIREASKLLRSWRLSDTTLYVTLEPCPMCAGAILQARVDTVVWGAPNKLLGADGSWIRIFPDGGENVSEQRDMPPAPVHPFHPNMKIRRGVLATECADAMQQFFQLRRKKKKEEPPNGPSSLPVTHHPSKLLNKIHDVFHIMFCL; encoded by the exons ATGAGCAACGCATATGTTAGCTCAACAATATATGCTGTTAGGTGTAAAGAACCATTTTCATTATCTTTCAATGGCTACTCAAACTTCTGTTACGAAAGATTTGACAGAACCCCATCATACTGTTTGTCATGCTGTGGTTGTTGTGATTACTGTTCAGTCTCCACTTACAGAGTACCCATAAAGCCTTGCCTTATAAATGGCTTGAGGCAATCTGCTCTTCTTCAATTGTCAGCTTCTAGAAGGTTGATATTGGGTGGAGGAGACCATTACCTTTCTCGGCTACCAGCTTATGGTGTCCTCAGAGGTTGTCAGGAGCTTAATTCTTCTGTCAATGAGAGAACTGAttatagtagtagtagtagatGGAGAATAAAGGGAAGATATATTCGTGCTGCCTCCCAGAAAGGGAGAGAATTTTCCCATTCATTTGGTTCTGATGGTGCTGAAGCAGTTCTCAGCTTGTTGAGTGAGGAGGCAGATAAGGATGCTATTTGTAGCAAATGTAAGAATGCGTCTTCATCAAAAAGAGTGGaagttgataaaagaaaaaatgtgagCAGAGAGAAACATTTGAGTTCGAGTGAGAAAGTAGAAACAGAGAAAAAAGGAATTTTGAAACGGCGTGAATCATCCTCCGTAGACTTGAGAAGAGAATATGGAAAAGCCAACCAAGAAAGGGAAGCCTTTGTAAAAAGTGAAAGCCATAGGAAACGAAGAGATGCATCTAGTTGTTCATCTTATTACTCTCTCTCATCAGGAGATTTTGGGAGTGAGCTGGAAGTTCAAGATGAGATTGGTTTGGAAGAGTTGTCACTGGAATATGAGAAGGATGAAGCAAATTGTCTGGAGGAAGTGAAGGAAGAATTCAACAGGCAAGGGGATGACTCAAAGAAGCTGCAGGCTGTTTCAAATAAGGGAAGAATTGCATTTGGTGTGGATATTGATTGGAACCTAAGGAACAAATCTGAAAAGAAGCTGATTGAGGGAACTCTGCAAAACACTGAATCCATAAGAGAACAACAGGATATGCATTCAAGAGAATTTAGAACACATGATTCTGGTCATAAAAAATCATCTATTTCACAAAAGCGAGTCAATAGTGAGGAAGATAAATCTTCTTTTATTGACAATTTGGATAAGAAAGCAAACAAGGCATATATTCAAACAGTAAACAGAAGAAAGCATCAATCTATAGATGTACAAGAGTCTGGTTGTGATGAAGTTGAGACAACTTTGTTATCACAAAAGAAATTCAGTGGCAGGGAAGGGAAGCTTGAGATATCAGAAACAATGTTGAAGGAAACAACTGATGAATATAAAAAGTTTGTTGGTTCAACTTCTACCACAGGAAAGGAAACTTTGACATCGAAGAAGGCATTCAGTGGCAGGGAAGGGAACCTGGCAATATCAGAAACACTTTCACAAGAAACAAatgataaacataaaaaaattgttggttcTACTTCTACCTCTGGAAGGGATGTGATAGATAGAAGTTCCCAGAAATATTCtggaaatttaaaaattgaagacaCTGAAAGGACCTCAAATACTAGGATGAAGGACATGGGAGTGAAAAAAGTTTCAGTTTTGAGTTCTGTTCAGGGAGTGGATAAGCAGAAACACCAAAAAGGAGAGAAGATCATTACACAGATGAAGGATAAAGAGGGGAGAAAAAAATCTGAGCAATTTTCTGAAGTATCAGAAGCTCACAAGTCTAATGTTGAAGATACATCTAGCATAAAGTCTAGAACTAGATTAAagaacatggaagaaaaatcaaacataagCTCAGATGCAAGGGTTACGTTGCTCCAAACAGATAAAAGGACAACTCAGAGTTTCCAACACAGGAAAGGATCTGAACTTGTCAGCACTTTATCAGAAGGCTATGTCAGTGATGAAAAGCAAGTTTCAAGTTCTCAAAAAGCTTATGAGAAGGTGAGATTAATTCCAAAAAGTAAATCAACATCACTTGTTAGAACTAGAGAAAGTTCTAGCCAAACTGATGAAAGGATTGCAAAATTTGAATTGGCCAGAGACGACCAAAGATCTTGCAACCTTTCAATTTCTGATGAAACTAACTCAAGAGAGGAATCCAGCTCCCAGGGATCATTGAGTTTGATTTCTGGGGCTGGAAAACATAGTATATTAGCATCAGGTGAAAAAAGAAGGTCTGCAACAATGTTGATCCCTTCCTCTTCTGAAATGGGTGGAGACTCAGTACAATTTGAACTCACTGCAGGAATTGCAAGCCCTGAGATCTTCCTTGGAACTTCAGAAAGTGGTTCTTCTGCTTTGTATGACAATTCAGGAAGAAGTTCTGCTTTGCATCCAGATGCTATCGATTTAGCTAATCGTTTAGAGAAGTCATCTAGACAGTTTGTTGATGAGTTTGCTGAGAGGGTCATGCATGAAGTAACGACTTCAGAAGCACAAGAGATGGAAGTTACAGGAACAAAGTTGACACTTGAAGTTGGTGGTGATCAGATCTACAGCTCAAGGCAACAAGGCACTCAAAATGACGCTCAGTCAAAGAAGCATGATTCTAGTCGTTCTTCTGGGTTTCCTGGGACAAAAGGACCTTCTGATGAGATGTGGGATGTCATGGAACCATCTGTTGAGCAAGGTCAAGTAGCCAAAGAAACGGATATCAGCAAGGAAACAGGGAAAGCAGTTGTTACTAGAACTGGGAGGTCCTTATGGGGTATGATTGGTGATATTGTTCAATTACGTTGGGGTTCACGTGCTGGTTCCTCCACTTCAGCTGGAAGATCAGCTGAGAGAAACTCACCAAACAAGTCTGACAGTGACACATGGTTTTCTGGGCAGGAGCATGAGGAAACCACTAAAACTaatgtcttaaaaaaaacaagtgtaCCACCACAAGTCATGACTTCTGATAAGTTAAAACCAGGTAAACATTATACCCAAAGTGAGGGAGAGGTGTCTGACAATACAAAACTGAAAGACAGAGGAAAACATCTCGAAGTTGGATTGTCATCCCCAAATACATTGGAAAGTGGATCAATGTCAGTAGGCGCTTCTCATACTTCTGGAGAGGAAAATGTTAGTGGGACTGAGGATAAAAAAGATTTGAAAGCCACTACTTCTGGCACACAAAACATGGAATTACCAATTTCAGTACCTGCCAGAGGGCCTTCTATTGATGGAGAAATTGTAAGCATCGGTGGATCTGACATGTCTGGAGCTGAGTCAGTGGTTCCAATCAAGGAATCTATTGCTCCTGTGCGGTCTGAATTGTCCGGCTCAGAGAGAAAGGATGGAGAGTTGAAGCAAAGAAAGTTTCAACGGAACAGGCAAGTCTTGAGAGATAGGTTTGATGACTGGGAAGAAGCCTATCAATGTGAACTTGAGCAGCGACGCATAGATGAAATGTTCATGAAGGAAGCACTTTTGGAAGCCAAGAAGGCTGCTGATACATGGGAGGTACCTGTTGGTGCTGTTCTTGTGCAGCATGGGAAAATTATTGCTCGAGGCTGCAACTT AGTTGAAGAGTTACGGGACTCCACTGCCCATGCAGAGATGATTTGTATACGAGAAGCTTCAAAGCTTCTTCGATCATGGAGACTATCA
- the LOC100795980 gene encoding tRNA(adenine(34)) deaminase, chloroplastic isoform X2, with product MSNAYVSSTIYAVRCKEPFSLSFNGYSNFCYERFDRTPSYCLSCCGCCDYCSVSTYRVPIKPCLINGLRQSALLQLSASRRLILGGGDHYLSRLPAYGVLRGCQELNSSVNERTDYSSSSRWRIKGRYIRAASQKGREFSHSFGSDGAEAVLSLLSEEADKDAICSKCKNASSSKRVEVDKRKNVSREKHLSSSEKVETEKKGILKRRESSSVDLRREYGKANQEREAFVKSESHRKRRDASSCSSYYSLSSGDFGSELEVQDEIGLEELSLEYEKDEANCLEEVKEEFNRQGDDSKKLQAVSNKGRIAFGVDIDWNLRNKSEKKLIEGTLQNTESIREQQDMHSREFRTHDSGHKKSSISQKRVNSEEDKSSFIDNLDKKANKAYIQTVNRRKHQSIDVQESGCDEVETTLLSQKKFSGREGKLEISETMLKETTDEYKKFVGSTSTTGKETLTSKKAFSGREGNLAISETLSQETNDKHKKIVGSTSTSGRDVIDRSSQKYSGNLKIEDTERTSNTRMKDMGVKKVSVLSSVQGVDKQKHQKGEKIITQMKDKEGRKKSEQFSEVSEAHKSNVEDTSSIKSRTRLKNMEEKSNISSDARVTLLQTDKRTTQSFQHRKGSELVSTLSEGYVSDEKQVSSSQKAYEKVRLIPKSKSTSLVRTRESSSQTDERIAKFELARDDQRSCNLSISDETNSREESSSQGSLSLISGAGKHSILASGEKRRSATMLIPSSSEMGGDSVQFELTAGIASPEIFLGTSESGSSALYDNSGRSSALHPDAIDLANRLEKSSRQFVDEFAERVMHEVTTSEAQEMEVTGTKLTLEVGGDQIYSSRQQGTQNDAQSKKHDSSRSSGFPGTKGPSDEMWDVMEPSVEQGQVAKETDISKETGKAVVTRTGRSLWGMIGDIVQLRWGSRAGSSTSAGRSAERNSPNKSDSDTWFSGQEHEETTKTNVLKKTSVPPQVMTSDKLKPGKHYTQSEGEVSDNTKLKDRGKHLEVGLSSPNTLESGSMSVGASHTSGEENVSGTEDKKDLKATTSGTQNMELPISVPARGPSIDGEIVSIGGSDMSGAESVVPIKESIAPVRSELSGSERKDGELKQRKFQRNRQVLRDRFDDWEEAYQCELEQRRIDEMFMKEALLEAKKAADTWEVPVGAVLVQHGKIIARGCNL from the coding sequence ATGAGCAACGCATATGTTAGCTCAACAATATATGCTGTTAGGTGTAAAGAACCATTTTCATTATCTTTCAATGGCTACTCAAACTTCTGTTACGAAAGATTTGACAGAACCCCATCATACTGTTTGTCATGCTGTGGTTGTTGTGATTACTGTTCAGTCTCCACTTACAGAGTACCCATAAAGCCTTGCCTTATAAATGGCTTGAGGCAATCTGCTCTTCTTCAATTGTCAGCTTCTAGAAGGTTGATATTGGGTGGAGGAGACCATTACCTTTCTCGGCTACCAGCTTATGGTGTCCTCAGAGGTTGTCAGGAGCTTAATTCTTCTGTCAATGAGAGAACTGAttatagtagtagtagtagatGGAGAATAAAGGGAAGATATATTCGTGCTGCCTCCCAGAAAGGGAGAGAATTTTCCCATTCATTTGGTTCTGATGGTGCTGAAGCAGTTCTCAGCTTGTTGAGTGAGGAGGCAGATAAGGATGCTATTTGTAGCAAATGTAAGAATGCGTCTTCATCAAAAAGAGTGGaagttgataaaagaaaaaatgtgagCAGAGAGAAACATTTGAGTTCGAGTGAGAAAGTAGAAACAGAGAAAAAAGGAATTTTGAAACGGCGTGAATCATCCTCCGTAGACTTGAGAAGAGAATATGGAAAAGCCAACCAAGAAAGGGAAGCCTTTGTAAAAAGTGAAAGCCATAGGAAACGAAGAGATGCATCTAGTTGTTCATCTTATTACTCTCTCTCATCAGGAGATTTTGGGAGTGAGCTGGAAGTTCAAGATGAGATTGGTTTGGAAGAGTTGTCACTGGAATATGAGAAGGATGAAGCAAATTGTCTGGAGGAAGTGAAGGAAGAATTCAACAGGCAAGGGGATGACTCAAAGAAGCTGCAGGCTGTTTCAAATAAGGGAAGAATTGCATTTGGTGTGGATATTGATTGGAACCTAAGGAACAAATCTGAAAAGAAGCTGATTGAGGGAACTCTGCAAAACACTGAATCCATAAGAGAACAACAGGATATGCATTCAAGAGAATTTAGAACACATGATTCTGGTCATAAAAAATCATCTATTTCACAAAAGCGAGTCAATAGTGAGGAAGATAAATCTTCTTTTATTGACAATTTGGATAAGAAAGCAAACAAGGCATATATTCAAACAGTAAACAGAAGAAAGCATCAATCTATAGATGTACAAGAGTCTGGTTGTGATGAAGTTGAGACAACTTTGTTATCACAAAAGAAATTCAGTGGCAGGGAAGGGAAGCTTGAGATATCAGAAACAATGTTGAAGGAAACAACTGATGAATATAAAAAGTTTGTTGGTTCAACTTCTACCACAGGAAAGGAAACTTTGACATCGAAGAAGGCATTCAGTGGCAGGGAAGGGAACCTGGCAATATCAGAAACACTTTCACAAGAAACAAatgataaacataaaaaaattgttggttcTACTTCTACCTCTGGAAGGGATGTGATAGATAGAAGTTCCCAGAAATATTCtggaaatttaaaaattgaagacaCTGAAAGGACCTCAAATACTAGGATGAAGGACATGGGAGTGAAAAAAGTTTCAGTTTTGAGTTCTGTTCAGGGAGTGGATAAGCAGAAACACCAAAAAGGAGAGAAGATCATTACACAGATGAAGGATAAAGAGGGGAGAAAAAAATCTGAGCAATTTTCTGAAGTATCAGAAGCTCACAAGTCTAATGTTGAAGATACATCTAGCATAAAGTCTAGAACTAGATTAAagaacatggaagaaaaatcaaacataagCTCAGATGCAAGGGTTACGTTGCTCCAAACAGATAAAAGGACAACTCAGAGTTTCCAACACAGGAAAGGATCTGAACTTGTCAGCACTTTATCAGAAGGCTATGTCAGTGATGAAAAGCAAGTTTCAAGTTCTCAAAAAGCTTATGAGAAGGTGAGATTAATTCCAAAAAGTAAATCAACATCACTTGTTAGAACTAGAGAAAGTTCTAGCCAAACTGATGAAAGGATTGCAAAATTTGAATTGGCCAGAGACGACCAAAGATCTTGCAACCTTTCAATTTCTGATGAAACTAACTCAAGAGAGGAATCCAGCTCCCAGGGATCATTGAGTTTGATTTCTGGGGCTGGAAAACATAGTATATTAGCATCAGGTGAAAAAAGAAGGTCTGCAACAATGTTGATCCCTTCCTCTTCTGAAATGGGTGGAGACTCAGTACAATTTGAACTCACTGCAGGAATTGCAAGCCCTGAGATCTTCCTTGGAACTTCAGAAAGTGGTTCTTCTGCTTTGTATGACAATTCAGGAAGAAGTTCTGCTTTGCATCCAGATGCTATCGATTTAGCTAATCGTTTAGAGAAGTCATCTAGACAGTTTGTTGATGAGTTTGCTGAGAGGGTCATGCATGAAGTAACGACTTCAGAAGCACAAGAGATGGAAGTTACAGGAACAAAGTTGACACTTGAAGTTGGTGGTGATCAGATCTACAGCTCAAGGCAACAAGGCACTCAAAATGACGCTCAGTCAAAGAAGCATGATTCTAGTCGTTCTTCTGGGTTTCCTGGGACAAAAGGACCTTCTGATGAGATGTGGGATGTCATGGAACCATCTGTTGAGCAAGGTCAAGTAGCCAAAGAAACGGATATCAGCAAGGAAACAGGGAAAGCAGTTGTTACTAGAACTGGGAGGTCCTTATGGGGTATGATTGGTGATATTGTTCAATTACGTTGGGGTTCACGTGCTGGTTCCTCCACTTCAGCTGGAAGATCAGCTGAGAGAAACTCACCAAACAAGTCTGACAGTGACACATGGTTTTCTGGGCAGGAGCATGAGGAAACCACTAAAACTaatgtcttaaaaaaaacaagtgtaCCACCACAAGTCATGACTTCTGATAAGTTAAAACCAGGTAAACATTATACCCAAAGTGAGGGAGAGGTGTCTGACAATACAAAACTGAAAGACAGAGGAAAACATCTCGAAGTTGGATTGTCATCCCCAAATACATTGGAAAGTGGATCAATGTCAGTAGGCGCTTCTCATACTTCTGGAGAGGAAAATGTTAGTGGGACTGAGGATAAAAAAGATTTGAAAGCCACTACTTCTGGCACACAAAACATGGAATTACCAATTTCAGTACCTGCCAGAGGGCCTTCTATTGATGGAGAAATTGTAAGCATCGGTGGATCTGACATGTCTGGAGCTGAGTCAGTGGTTCCAATCAAGGAATCTATTGCTCCTGTGCGGTCTGAATTGTCCGGCTCAGAGAGAAAGGATGGAGAGTTGAAGCAAAGAAAGTTTCAACGGAACAGGCAAGTCTTGAGAGATAGGTTTGATGACTGGGAAGAAGCCTATCAATGTGAACTTGAGCAGCGACGCATAGATGAAATGTTCATGAAGGAAGCACTTTTGGAAGCCAAGAAGGCTGCTGATACATGGGAGGTACCTGTTGGTGCTGTTCTTGTGCAGCATGGGAAAATTATTGCTCGAGGCTGCAACTTGTAA